A section of the Prochlorococcus sp. MIT 1341 genome encodes:
- the yidD gene encoding membrane protein insertion efficiency factor YidD, translated as MNESHILSRDRFMFVNRVLSAMLLFLIGLYQRWISPILGPRCRFIPTCSAYGVEAISRHGPWRGGWLTLKRLAKCHPFTPCACDPVPD; from the coding sequence ATGAACGAATCTCACATTCTATCTCGTGACAGATTTATGTTTGTAAATCGAGTTCTAAGTGCAATGCTTCTGTTCTTAATAGGGCTCTACCAGAGGTGGATTTCACCAATTCTTGGACCTAGATGTAGGTTCATACCAACTTGCAGTGCTTACGGAGTTGAGGCTATCTCTCGACATGGGCCATGGAGAGGAGGCTGGCTTACATTAAAACGCTTAGCTAAATGTCATCCATTTACGCCTTGCGCGTGTGACCCTGTCCCAGATTAA
- a CDS encoding aminotransferase class V-fold PLP-dependent enzyme — MHSTLNQANSAGKGHLRELMPALKNKKYFNYGGQGPLPKPSLEAINESWEEIQEMGPFSNDVFAYISREITKTKELLASMCMVTPNQIALTENVTSGCILPLWGLPFKTGDRFLISDCEHPGVVAACKELAKRKGIFIDVLPIQNLRYSLAQIDDLERVFLDLIDKYITPSTRLVVVSHILWNTGQVIPIKALGDYLKSQVSKPYLLVDGAQSFGQIAINEEAKIADIYAFTGHKWACGPEGLGGVALSGRVLTESQPTLIGWRALKNENTILNSTDNLFHNDGRRFEIATSCVPLLAGLRCSLGLLEKEGALIERSNIIQQKSAALWLELSKIDLVEPLLEGNPPAGLVSFTHKGRASPRKIVQKLGTSAIWIRDLVEPKSLRACVHVTTDEGEMRSLIEAIKAIKI, encoded by the coding sequence ATGCACTCTACATTGAACCAAGCAAACTCTGCTGGAAAAGGGCATTTAAGAGAATTGATGCCGGCTCTAAAGAACAAGAAATACTTCAATTATGGTGGCCAAGGTCCACTACCAAAACCTTCACTAGAAGCCATAAATGAAAGCTGGGAAGAAATACAAGAAATGGGTCCATTCTCAAATGATGTATTTGCATATATATCCCGTGAAATTACTAAAACCAAAGAACTTTTAGCTAGCATGTGTATGGTTACCCCAAACCAAATAGCTCTCACAGAAAATGTAACCTCGGGATGTATCTTACCCCTATGGGGGTTGCCATTTAAGACAGGTGATAGGTTTCTAATAAGTGATTGTGAACATCCGGGTGTCGTAGCAGCTTGTAAAGAATTAGCGAAAAGAAAAGGGATCTTTATTGATGTACTTCCTATCCAAAATCTTAGGTATAGTTTAGCACAAATCGATGATTTGGAAAGAGTTTTCCTGGACTTAATTGATAAGTATATCACTCCTAGTACTCGTCTTGTTGTTGTGTCGCACATACTTTGGAATACTGGCCAGGTTATACCAATCAAAGCCTTAGGTGACTATTTAAAATCTCAAGTAAGTAAACCCTACCTACTAGTTGATGGTGCGCAAAGTTTTGGGCAAATTGCCATTAATGAAGAAGCGAAAATTGCTGACATATATGCATTTACTGGTCATAAATGGGCATGCGGTCCAGAAGGTTTGGGTGGGGTAGCTCTTTCAGGAAGGGTACTTACTGAGTCGCAACCAACATTAATTGGTTGGCGAGCCCTTAAAAACGAAAATACAATACTTAATTCCACGGATAACTTATTCCATAATGACGGTAGAAGGTTTGAAATTGCAACAAGCTGCGTACCATTGCTTGCAGGCTTGAGATGCTCCTTAGGACTCCTCGAAAAAGAAGGAGCTTTAATAGAAAGATCAAACATTATTCAACAAAAAAGTGCTGCTTTATGGCTTGAACTATCAAAGATAGATTTGGTTGAGCCACTCCTTGAAGGGAATCCTCCTGCAGGATTGGTAAGTTTCACTCACAAAGGAAGAGCCTCACCTAGAAAAATAGTACAGAAACTAGGAACATCTGCTATTTGGATAAGAGACTTGGTAGAACCAAAAAGTCTTCGAGCTTGTGTTCATGTAACTACTGATGAAGGGGAAATGAGAAGCCTTATCGAAGCAATTAAAGCAATCAAGATTTAA
- a CDS encoding ABC transporter ATP-binding protein gives MMNLIASDLSFSYGKDAIVQNISLNLEPGTLTALVGRNGSGKSTLLRLLQGQYPPDSGEIFVGGVPLGKCRERVALMPQRNSIQWHFPITVSELVSLGRIGGSQSGCCDLAAALQRVGLSELASKRLDALSGGQQQRTLLARTLMQSAQVFLLDEPCSALDPPSREAFLVLVRQLADAGYTFFVSSHDWGESLNVYDRVIVLDNIVLADGSPEDVRKELGAIPSMGNHCCG, from the coding sequence GTGATGAATTTAATTGCTAGTGATTTATCCTTCTCATACGGAAAGGATGCAATTGTTCAAAACATTTCGTTGAATCTTGAGCCAGGCACACTAACTGCTTTAGTGGGCCGAAATGGTTCTGGGAAGTCAACCCTTCTACGTTTATTACAAGGTCAGTATCCCCCTGATTCAGGTGAAATATTTGTTGGTGGAGTCCCACTGGGGAAGTGCCGGGAGAGAGTTGCATTGATGCCTCAGAGAAATTCAATTCAGTGGCATTTCCCGATCACTGTTTCGGAGTTAGTCTCTTTAGGAAGGATAGGTGGATCGCAATCTGGATGTTGTGATTTGGCAGCGGCTTTGCAACGCGTAGGTTTGTCTGAACTTGCATCTAAAAGACTTGATGCTTTATCAGGGGGGCAACAACAAAGAACCTTGTTAGCGAGGACACTGATGCAGTCTGCTCAAGTTTTTCTTTTGGATGAACCTTGTTCTGCATTAGACCCACCATCAAGAGAGGCTTTTTTAGTGCTTGTGAGACAATTGGCTGATGCTGGATATACTTTTTTTGTAAGTAGTCATGACTGGGGTGAATCTTTGAATGTGTATGACAGAGTTATTGTTTTGGACAATATAGTTTTGGCAGATGGTAGTCCCGAAGATGTTAGGAAGGAGCTTGGTGCAATTCCAAGTATGGGTAATCATTGTTGTGGATAA
- the lepA gene encoding translation elongation factor 4 yields the protein MTDVPVASLRNFCIIAHIDHGKSTLADRLLQETGTVAGRDMQEQFLDNMDLERERGITIKLQAARMNYTSKDGEAYVLNLIDTPGHVDFSYEVSRSLQACEGALLVVDASQGVEAQTLANVYLALENDLEIIPVLNKIDLPGSDPEKIKKEIESIIGLDTSNAISCSAKTGLGVDEILQAVVDRIPPPQDTIDDPTRALIFDSYYDPYRGVIVYFRVISGRINTKEKVLLMASNKSYELDEIGIMSPEKCKVEDLHAGEVGYLAASIKAVSDARVGDTITLLNSPAKEPLPGYNEAKPMVFCGLFPTDADQYPDLREALDKLQLSDAALKFEPETSSAMGFGFRCGFLGLLHMEIVQERLEREYDLDLIVTAPSVIYKVKMIDESVIMVDNPATLPDPQKRELIEEPYVRLEIYAPNDYNGTLMALCQERRGDFIDMKYITTDRVTLVYELPLAEVVTDFFDQMKSRTKGYASMEYHLIGYRANDLVRLDVLINSEKADPLTTIVHREKAYSVGKGLVEKLKDLIPRQQFKIPLQASIGSRIIASESISAMRKDVLAKCYGGDISRKKKLLKKQAKGKKRMKAMGKVEVPQEAFMAVLKLNQTS from the coding sequence ATGACCGACGTCCCTGTTGCAAGCCTCAGAAATTTCTGCATAATTGCCCACATTGATCATGGCAAATCAACTCTTGCCGACAGATTGCTTCAGGAAACCGGTACCGTCGCAGGTCGTGATATGCAGGAGCAGTTTCTTGACAATATGGATCTTGAAAGAGAAAGGGGAATAACTATCAAGCTGCAGGCTGCGAGGATGAATTACACCTCGAAAGATGGTGAGGCATATGTTTTAAATCTGATAGACACGCCTGGTCATGTTGATTTCTCCTATGAGGTGAGCCGTTCTCTACAGGCTTGTGAAGGGGCGTTATTGGTAGTGGATGCAAGTCAAGGCGTTGAGGCACAGACTTTGGCCAATGTTTATTTAGCATTAGAAAATGATCTGGAAATCATTCCGGTTCTCAACAAGATTGATCTACCAGGCTCTGATCCTGAAAAGATTAAAAAGGAAATTGAATCAATAATTGGACTTGACACTTCTAATGCAATTAGTTGTTCTGCGAAGACAGGGTTAGGTGTAGATGAGATTCTTCAGGCCGTTGTTGATCGGATACCTCCACCTCAAGATACTATTGATGATCCGACACGGGCACTCATTTTTGATTCTTATTATGATCCATACCGTGGGGTAATTGTTTATTTCCGAGTTATTAGTGGTCGTATTAATACTAAAGAAAAGGTTCTTTTAATGGCCAGCAATAAGAGTTATGAGCTTGATGAGATTGGTATTATGTCTCCTGAAAAATGTAAAGTTGAAGACCTACATGCAGGAGAAGTAGGTTATTTAGCTGCATCAATTAAGGCGGTTTCAGATGCACGAGTTGGAGATACCATTACTCTTTTAAACTCACCTGCAAAGGAACCATTGCCCGGCTATAATGAGGCTAAGCCAATGGTTTTTTGTGGTTTATTTCCGACTGATGCAGATCAATACCCTGATTTACGAGAAGCTCTGGATAAGTTGCAACTTTCAGATGCTGCCTTGAAGTTTGAACCTGAAACAAGTAGTGCAATGGGCTTTGGCTTTAGATGTGGTTTTTTAGGCCTTCTTCATATGGAAATCGTTCAAGAACGTTTAGAGAGAGAATATGATTTAGACCTTATAGTTACGGCTCCATCAGTTATTTATAAAGTGAAAATGATTGATGAAAGTGTAATTATGGTAGACAACCCTGCTACATTGCCAGACCCGCAGAAGAGAGAGTTAATAGAAGAACCATATGTGAGGTTAGAGATATATGCACCTAATGATTACAACGGAACATTAATGGCTCTTTGTCAGGAACGGAGAGGAGACTTTATAGACATGAAATATATTACTACTGATCGAGTTACATTGGTTTATGAATTGCCTTTAGCTGAAGTTGTTACTGACTTCTTTGATCAAATGAAAAGCAGAACGAAAGGATATGCTTCCATGGAATATCATTTAATTGGTTATAGGGCTAATGATTTAGTGCGTCTAGATGTTCTGATAAATTCGGAGAAGGCTGATCCATTAACAACAATTGTTCATAGGGAGAAAGCCTATTCAGTTGGCAAAGGGTTGGTGGAGAAACTCAAAGATTTAATTCCTAGGCAGCAATTTAAGATTCCTCTTCAGGCCTCAATTGGTAGTCGGATCATCGCTAGTGAAAGTATTAGTGCCATGAGAAAAGATGTTCTAGCTAAATGTTATGGAGGAGACATATCAAGGAAGAAAAAACTATTGAAGAAGCAAGCAAAAGGGAAAAAGCGTATGAAGGCAATGGGTAAAGTTGAAGTACCTCAAGAAGCATTTATGGCAGTTTTAAAACTAAATCAGACAAGTTAG
- a CDS encoding glutaredoxin family protein — MESSILFLFSRKGCCLCKGLEEKLHDLNLEELTPPLRLVIVDIDSIQTPETLRRRYDLLVPVMALGEHLDLDLRVLPRVSPRLNGERLFYWLQKTCTDLFNSGKTS, encoded by the coding sequence ATGGAGTCTTCTATATTGTTTTTATTCAGCCGAAAAGGCTGTTGTTTATGCAAAGGCTTAGAAGAGAAATTGCATGATCTGAATCTCGAAGAACTTACGCCACCGCTAAGATTAGTCATTGTTGATATCGACAGTATTCAGACGCCAGAAACTCTTCGACGTAGATATGATCTGTTGGTACCAGTAATGGCTTTAGGAGAACATTTAGATCTTGATCTTAGAGTCTTACCAAGAGTCTCACCTCGCCTTAATGGAGAGAGGTTGTTTTATTGGTTGCAAAAGACCTGTACTGATTTGTTTAATTCTGGTAAGACCTCCTAA
- a CDS encoding malate:quinone oxidoreductase, which produces MAFSQLDNTDSRYDAVMVGAGIMSATLASLLHKLDPTLRLLIVERLGGPGLESSSALNNAGTGHAANCELNYTPLRADGSVEVAKAISINFAYERSLEFWASLSKENNLDPSKFLHRVPHISFVSGEKDVAFLRKRFDQLISLEAFSKMQWSHDWDEIREWIPLVVDGRRKTQPIAATRVERGTDVDFGALTSSFLEILQANGSVDLSFGTQVSNLYRRENSLWELELRCDEGGRYVQSPFVFLGAGGGALPLLQKSGISEAEDYAGFPVSGKWLVCSDQDLCRKHFAKVYGRARLGAPPMSMPHLDSRWIRGGRLLLFGPYAGYTNKFLKQGSNLDLIRSLRINNIGPTLKAGFQNLDLVSYLVSQVLQTDEDRLGLLREFFPNAISKDWRLEVAGQRVQIIKRTSKGGVLQMGTEVVSANDGSLAALLGASPGASTAVTIMLEVLRRCWPEQMESVSWQKKLVELLPSYGQDPLLDSGCIKSMRSRSDHLLGIFD; this is translated from the coding sequence TTGGCTTTTTCTCAATTGGACAATACCGACAGTCGTTATGACGCAGTTATGGTTGGCGCTGGGATTATGAGTGCCACGTTAGCTTCCTTATTGCATAAGCTTGATCCAACGCTTCGTTTATTGATTGTCGAACGTCTTGGAGGCCCAGGGCTTGAAAGTAGTTCGGCCTTAAATAATGCCGGTACAGGACATGCGGCAAATTGTGAGTTGAATTACACCCCACTTAGAGCGGATGGAAGTGTTGAAGTCGCTAAGGCAATATCAATTAACTTTGCTTATGAAAGAAGCTTGGAATTCTGGGCGTCTTTAAGTAAAGAGAATAATTTGGACCCTTCAAAGTTCTTGCATCGTGTTCCGCACATTAGCTTTGTTTCGGGGGAAAAGGATGTTGCTTTTTTGAGGAAACGTTTCGATCAACTTATTTCACTTGAAGCATTTTCAAAAATGCAATGGAGCCATGATTGGGATGAGATTCGTGAATGGATCCCTTTGGTGGTAGATGGACGAAGGAAGACTCAACCTATCGCTGCAACTCGTGTTGAACGGGGAACTGATGTTGATTTCGGAGCATTGACATCTTCTTTTTTGGAAATACTTCAAGCCAACGGATCCGTGGATTTGAGTTTTGGGACACAAGTAAGCAATTTATATAGACGTGAAAATTCCCTTTGGGAGCTTGAATTGAGATGTGACGAAGGAGGTCGTTATGTTCAGTCACCTTTTGTTTTTCTTGGTGCAGGTGGGGGAGCATTGCCTCTTCTACAAAAATCTGGAATCTCAGAGGCTGAAGACTATGCAGGTTTTCCAGTAAGTGGTAAGTGGCTGGTTTGTTCCGACCAGGATTTGTGCAGGAAGCATTTTGCCAAAGTTTATGGGAGGGCTAGGTTGGGAGCACCACCGATGTCCATGCCTCATTTAGATAGCCGATGGATTAGGGGTGGCCGCTTGCTTTTGTTTGGTCCTTATGCTGGCTATACAAACAAATTTCTAAAGCAAGGTTCAAACTTAGATCTCATTAGATCTCTTCGGATTAACAATATTGGCCCGACTTTGAAAGCAGGGTTTCAAAATCTTGATCTTGTTTCTTACTTGGTTAGTCAAGTTCTTCAGACAGATGAAGATCGATTAGGCCTACTTAGGGAGTTTTTCCCAAATGCTATTAGTAAAGATTGGAGGCTTGAGGTGGCTGGGCAAAGAGTTCAAATCATCAAACGCACTAGCAAAGGAGGAGTTCTTCAAATGGGGACAGAAGTTGTCTCAGCTAATGATGGTTCATTAGCTGCATTGTTAGGTGCATCTCCTGGGGCAAGTACTGCAGTAACAATCATGTTGGAAGTTTTGAGACGTTGCTGGCCAGAACAAATGGAATCAGTTTCGTGGCAAAAAAAACTTGTTGAGCTTTTGCCTAGTTATGGCCAAGACCCTTTATTGGATTCGGGTTGTATTAAAAGTATGAGAAGCCGAAGTGACCACTTATTAGGCATTTTTGATTAA
- a CDS encoding NifU family protein encodes MSNETMALTMENVETVLNELRPFLIADGGNVEIVEIDGPVVKVRLQGACGSCPSSTMTLKMGIERKLREAIPEVSEVIQVL; translated from the coding sequence ATGAGTAATGAAACAATGGCCCTGACAATGGAGAATGTTGAAACTGTTCTAAATGAGCTCAGGCCTTTCTTAATTGCCGACGGGGGCAATGTAGAAATCGTTGAAATTGATGGCCCTGTAGTAAAGGTTCGCCTCCAGGGAGCTTGTGGAAGCTGCCCAAGCAGCACAATGACACTGAAAATGGGAATAGAGCGTAAGCTTCGTGAAGCAATCCCAGAAGTAAGCGAAGTTATCCAGGTTCTCTAG
- a CDS encoding fatty acid desaturase: MATRQNITKRKLISSPAKQTKTKALGRPLRRSDFAISPFLVRSNSRALWQVLSTLGPIILLWVMIGWITEASLPLPVKVTALFPILGLLVLLSSRSFSLMHDCGHDSLFKSRWLNRITGFLLGVLNAIPQHPWSRGHAFHHKHNGNWQLYRGPSAVITLKEYQSLSKLNKNIYAISRHPLMLFPGGFFYLIIKPRGTLFLGILEFIKENTLQLVSDIKINGIKGIYLIPNRIASHKSSFWYTSGELADLIGNNFLVIATWLLMSNWLGAGFFWTYYSIVMTISAAIFICVFFVQHNFENSYAHSTDDWSYIKGATEGSSNLEVPRWLNWFFADISFHSIHHICERIPNYNLRECNMYNKDLLADSKKLSLSEISNCFKYILWDESSQELTTIQNANIS, translated from the coding sequence GTGGCAACTAGACAAAACATCACTAAGAGAAAACTTATTTCTTCTCCAGCAAAACAAACCAAAACAAAAGCCTTAGGGCGGCCTCTAAGAAGGTCGGACTTTGCTATCTCTCCTTTCCTTGTAAGAAGTAATTCGAGAGCTCTATGGCAAGTCTTATCCACCTTGGGACCAATTATTTTGCTATGGGTAATGATTGGATGGATTACGGAAGCTTCATTACCTTTACCCGTCAAAGTCACTGCTTTATTTCCAATTCTTGGGCTGCTTGTGCTGCTATCTAGTAGAAGTTTCTCCTTAATGCATGATTGTGGTCACGACTCCCTTTTCAAATCCAGATGGCTTAATCGCATCACCGGTTTTCTGCTAGGAGTATTAAATGCAATACCTCAACATCCATGGTCAAGAGGACATGCTTTTCATCACAAACACAACGGCAACTGGCAACTATACCGCGGGCCATCAGCAGTAATTACTCTCAAAGAGTATCAATCACTTTCAAAATTAAACAAGAATATATATGCGATCAGTAGGCATCCATTAATGTTGTTTCCCGGAGGCTTCTTCTATCTTATAATAAAACCAAGGGGTACACTATTTTTAGGCATTCTCGAATTCATTAAAGAGAATACTCTCCAATTAGTTTCCGACATCAAAATCAATGGCATCAAAGGCATATATTTAATTCCTAATAGAATTGCATCTCACAAATCAAGTTTTTGGTACACAAGTGGAGAGTTAGCTGACCTAATAGGAAATAATTTCCTCGTAATTGCGACCTGGTTGTTAATGTCTAATTGGCTTGGAGCTGGTTTTTTCTGGACATACTATTCAATTGTAATGACTATCTCTGCAGCAATTTTTATATGTGTTTTCTTTGTGCAACATAATTTTGAAAATTCCTATGCACATAGCACTGACGACTGGAGTTATATAAAAGGTGCCACTGAAGGAAGTAGCAACCTAGAGGTACCTCGCTGGTTGAATTGGTTTTTTGCCGATATATCTTTCCATAGTATTCATCACATCTGCGAAAGAATCCCGAACTATAATCTTAGAGAATGCAACATGTACAACAAAGATCTACTTGCAGACTCGAAAAAACTTAGTTTGAGTGAAATCTCAAATTGCTTTAAATATATTTTATGGGATGAATCCTCACAGGAATTAACTACTATTCAAAATGCAAACATAAGCTAA
- a CDS encoding metal ABC transporter permease: MTILVGILCPATGTLLITNGRLLQANLISHAVLPGLALALSLGLDPAFGGVLSGLLGALVAERLSRQRVEENEAVINAVLAGFLGLGVLLIPLLGLRIDLEAILFGDLLTVGWGDFGRTLFASFTFLILIGFFYREFVFLGVDSEGASANGLPISSMRLALGFVTALVVVSSMAAVGIVLVIGLLCAPSLLGLANAKSLKVAMIRSAAFGVILSTGGFLLAIIFNLPPGPLIGAISLFFLPRWGRGNG; this comes from the coding sequence ATGACCATTCTCGTAGGTATTTTGTGCCCTGCGACAGGAACTTTGTTGATTACTAATGGTCGCCTTTTGCAGGCGAATTTGATTTCGCATGCTGTCCTTCCTGGCCTGGCTTTAGCGCTTTCTCTTGGCCTTGACCCTGCTTTCGGTGGAGTTTTGAGTGGTCTTCTTGGTGCTTTAGTGGCAGAGAGATTGTCGCGTCAAAGAGTTGAGGAGAATGAAGCCGTAATTAATGCTGTACTTGCTGGTTTCTTAGGTCTAGGGGTTCTATTGATTCCCCTGTTGGGGTTAAGGATTGATCTAGAAGCCATTTTATTTGGAGATTTACTTACAGTTGGGTGGGGTGATTTTGGAAGAACTTTATTTGCATCATTTACGTTTCTGATTTTGATTGGTTTTTTTTACAGAGAATTTGTTTTTTTGGGTGTTGATTCTGAAGGTGCTTCGGCGAATGGATTGCCTATTTCTTCAATGCGATTGGCTCTTGGCTTTGTGACTGCCTTAGTAGTAGTTAGCTCTATGGCTGCAGTCGGGATTGTTTTGGTTATTGGTCTACTTTGTGCCCCTTCTTTATTAGGTCTCGCAAATGCTAAAAGCCTAAAGGTCGCGATGATTCGATCTGCAGCCTTTGGAGTCATTTTATCTACAGGAGGTTTCCTTTTAGCTATTATTTTCAATTTGCCTCCAGGTCCACTTATTGGTGCGATTAGTCTCTTTTTCTTGCCTAGGTGGGGCCGGGGTAATGGATGA
- a CDS encoding UDP-N-acetylmuramoyl-L-alanyl-D-glutamate--2,6-diaminopimelate ligase, whose protein sequence is MTYQLHSLLRGVDLPIPCNLANPLVLGLTCDSRYVKEGNLFLGIPGQRIDGGVFWRDAIEKGCVAALISASAAKTDNPCSEDPVAILPDPVTRWIGEIASFYWNKPSSRISLLGVTGTNGKTTTTYLIEHLCAALGKPTILLGTLVNRWPGFSQTAIHTTNFADQLQENLSRSLQAGVEFGVMEVSSHALDQNRVSGCNFSGAVFTNLTQDHLDYHVSMEEYFAVKSKLFFPPYLLPGDSRAIINVDDKWGELLAERLGKCCWRASLNQENFQSGKAELFIKEINMQESGVSGLLVSPHGEGYFHSPLVGSFNLMNILQATGVLLQQGLPLKLLLEKVSEFSGVPGRMEKIVPDSLNVSKIPKVFVDYAHTPDGLKNALLSLRPIAKRDIICVFGCGGDRDRLKRPLMGSIAADFADTVFVTSDNPRTEDPRHILDDVLRGIPSGKKIEVEEDREVAITKAIELAKPTDLVLIAGKGHEDYQIIGKKKMDFDDRKIAMKALKNKVKS, encoded by the coding sequence ATGACCTACCAGCTTCATTCTTTGCTGAGGGGGGTGGATTTGCCTATACCTTGCAACCTAGCAAATCCATTAGTGCTTGGTCTCACATGTGATTCGCGTTATGTAAAAGAAGGAAATTTGTTTTTAGGAATTCCTGGCCAAAGAATCGATGGAGGAGTGTTTTGGAGAGACGCTATTGAGAAAGGTTGTGTGGCTGCATTAATCAGCGCTTCTGCAGCTAAAACCGATAATCCATGCTCCGAAGACCCTGTAGCAATTCTCCCTGACCCAGTAACAAGATGGATCGGTGAAATTGCTTCGTTTTATTGGAACAAGCCCTCTTCGAGGATTTCTCTTCTTGGGGTTACTGGAACAAATGGCAAAACAACAACTACTTATTTAATTGAACATCTGTGTGCTGCTCTTGGAAAGCCTACGATCCTATTAGGAACACTTGTAAATCGATGGCCTGGTTTTAGTCAAACCGCAATTCATACAACAAACTTTGCGGATCAGCTACAGGAAAATTTGTCTCGTTCTTTACAGGCTGGTGTTGAATTTGGAGTAATGGAAGTCAGCTCTCATGCGCTCGATCAAAACAGGGTATCTGGTTGTAATTTCTCTGGAGCAGTGTTTACTAATCTCACACAGGATCACTTGGATTACCATGTATCAATGGAAGAATATTTTGCTGTAAAATCAAAATTATTCTTCCCTCCATATCTTCTGCCAGGAGATAGTAGAGCCATTATTAATGTTGATGATAAATGGGGAGAATTGCTCGCAGAACGTCTTGGCAAATGTTGCTGGAGAGCGTCCCTTAATCAGGAAAACTTTCAGTCCGGGAAAGCTGAATTATTTATCAAGGAAATTAACATGCAGGAGAGTGGTGTAAGTGGTCTTTTGGTAAGTCCACACGGAGAGGGATATTTTCACTCCCCTCTTGTTGGTAGTTTCAATTTGATGAATATATTACAGGCGACAGGAGTATTACTTCAACAGGGATTACCTCTGAAATTGTTATTGGAGAAAGTCTCTGAATTTTCTGGTGTTCCTGGAAGAATGGAAAAGATAGTCCCTGATTCATTGAATGTGTCTAAGATACCAAAGGTTTTTGTTGACTATGCACATACTCCTGATGGATTGAAGAATGCTCTTTTGTCATTACGTCCAATTGCAAAAAGGGATATTATTTGTGTTTTTGGATGTGGCGGCGATAGAGATCGACTTAAGAGACCGTTGATGGGCTCTATAGCGGCAGATTTTGCTGACACTGTTTTTGTAACTTCGGACAACCCTCGAACAGAAGACCCCAGGCACATTCTTGACGATGTTCTTCGAGGAATACCAAGCGGGAAAAAGATAGAAGTTGAAGAAGATCGAGAGGTCGCGATAACTAAAGCAATCGAATTAGCTAAGCCAACTGACTTGGTGCTTATAGCTGGAAAAGGTCATGAAGATTACCAAATTATTGGTAAGAAAAAGATGGATTTTGATGATCGTAAAATAGCTATGAAGGCTCTAAAGAATAAGGTTAAATCTTGA
- a CDS encoding ABC transporter permease gives MARFGVLIVLLHLIAALIVPLLISSGFLPDANTGLENPIYSPPSLEHWCGTDRLGRDVCVRTLEGSGVALQVVFLAVSLAVLIGIPFGILSGYLGGAFDRVLVLLMDTIYTLPILLLSVVLAFLFGRGIPNAASALCVVYIPQYFRVVRNQTAQVKSEMYIDAARTLGAGPIWIMRKYLFRNVIASVPVLLSLNAADAVLVLGGLGFLGLGLPESVPEWGNDLHMALSAVPTGIWWTALYPGFAMFILVLGLSFIGEGLEAWISDNHKELVK, from the coding sequence ATGGCAAGATTTGGGGTTTTAATAGTCCTTTTACACTTGATTGCTGCATTAATAGTGCCTTTATTGATTTCGAGTGGGTTTTTGCCTGATGCAAATACAGGGTTAGAAAACCCAATATATTCGCCACCTTCTTTAGAGCATTGGTGTGGAACAGATCGCCTGGGTCGTGATGTATGCGTTAGGACTTTAGAAGGAAGCGGAGTGGCTTTGCAAGTTGTTTTCTTAGCAGTGTCTCTGGCCGTTTTGATTGGTATTCCTTTTGGAATTCTTAGTGGTTATTTAGGGGGGGCATTTGACAGAGTCTTAGTACTTTTAATGGATACTATCTATACTTTACCAATCCTTCTTCTTTCTGTTGTACTTGCCTTTCTATTTGGCAGAGGAATTCCGAATGCCGCCTCTGCATTGTGCGTGGTCTATATTCCACAATATTTTCGTGTTGTTCGCAATCAGACCGCGCAGGTAAAATCTGAAATGTATATCGATGCTGCACGCACTCTTGGCGCTGGCCCAATATGGATAATGAGAAAATACTTATTTAGAAATGTGATCGCTTCAGTTCCTGTGCTTTTATCTTTAAATGCAGCTGATGCAGTTTTGGTTTTAGGTGGACTTGGCTTTTTAGGACTAGGACTCCCAGAGTCAGTGCCTGAATGGGGGAATGATTTGCATATGGCACTTTCTGCTGTTCCTACAGGCATATGGTGGACTGCTCTCTACCCAGGGTTTGCCATGTTTATACTTGTTCTTGGGCTTTCTTTTATTGGCGAGGGTTTAGAAGCCTGGATTAGTGATAATCACAAAGAATTGGTAAAGTAG